Proteins encoded together in one Musa acuminata AAA Group cultivar baxijiao chromosome BXJ3-6, Cavendish_Baxijiao_AAA, whole genome shotgun sequence window:
- the LOC103989622 gene encoding uncharacterized protein LOC103989622 isoform X1, protein MMIVWEAKAGMEVVPVFITVDPERDNVEQVCECVKEFHPDLIGLTGTADETRPVAHAFRVYYMKTEQEGVMLHFCRRQAKVRIQRMRFTANVGSQGDQPPLYIEELFPRREDTGMDRVTGLQVLDEPKHGARQIFWQEL, encoded by the exons atgatgataGTTTGGG AAGCAAAGGCAGGGATGGAAGTCGTACCTGTTTTCATAACGGTTGATCCTGAGAGAGATAATGTTGAACAAGTATGTGAATGTGTGAAAG AATTTCACCCAGACTTAATAGGCTTGACTGGTACAGCAGATGAGACTAGACCAGTTGCTCATGCTTTTCGAGTCTATTACATGAAGACGGAGCAGGAGG GTGTCATGCTGCATTTTTGTCGGAGACAAGCCAAGGTGCGAATACAGCGTATGAGGTTTACCGCTAATGTAGGATCtcaaggggatcagcctcctttgtATATAGAGGAGCTGTTCCCACGACGTGAAGACACTGGCATGGACAGGGTCACAGG CTTGCAGGTGCTTGATGAACCCAAACATGGAGCTCGTCAAATTTTTTGGCAAGAATTATGA
- the LOC135641186 gene encoding BTB/POZ domain-containing protein POB1-like yields the protein MDPPDFSRPPAGDGDCNFEFVSDSSNFSDRPLRIEIVAGPPKGRPDGEGDSEWDRHRKRRRDAIEKRKDEQEGEAVAMTEESPSGDEPSRHRGSSWSMDSPPVISIKSLSVSSTILSAKSPFFYKLFSNGMQESDQQHATLRIDASEEAALMELLSFMYSGKLSTTSPTLLLDVLMVADKFEVVSCMRHCCQLLKSLPMSQESALLYLELPSSISMASALQPLTEAAKEFLVNSFKDLTKNQDGLMELPLVGMEAVLSSDDVQVASEDALYDLVLKWARRHHPKLEERQEVFGARLGRLIRFPYMSSRKLRKVLTHNDLDQEFTNKAVLEALFFKVEPAHRRQALAMDDVTNRRFVERAYKYRPVKVVEFELPNTQCIVYLDLKREECAHLFPSGRVYSQAFYIGGQGFFLSAHCNRDVHNSCHCFGLFLGMQEKGSVSFTVDYEFSARTMPSGQFDSKYKEKYTFAGGKAVGYRNLFALPWTSFMADDSPYFINGVLHLRAELTIE from the exons ATGGATCCCCCCGATTTCTCCCGCCCCCCGGCGGGCGATGGCGACTGCAATTTCGAGTTCGTCTCCGACTCGAGCAATTTCTCTGACCGCCCGCTTCGCATTGAGATCGTCGCGGGGCCGCCGAAGGGCAGGCCGGATGGCGAGGGCGATTCCGAGTGGGACAGGCATCGGAAGCGCCGGAGGGACGCGATCGAGAAACGGAAAG ATGAACAAGAGGGGGAAGCTGTAGCGATGACTGAAGAGTCTCCATCAG GAGATGAGCCTTCACGACACAGGGGTTCTTCTTGGAGTATGGATTCTCCTCCTGTAATTAGCATAAAATCTCTATCTGTAAGTTCCACAATATTATCCGCAAAAAGTCCGTTTTTCTACAAG CTTTTCTCAAATGGAATGCAAGAATCGGATCAGCAGCATGCTACATTGCGGATAGATGCCTCAG AGGAAGCTGCTCTAATGGAACTTCTCAGCTTTATGTACAGTGGCAAGTTGTCGACCACCTCACCGACCCTTCTGCTGGATGTGCTAATGGTCGCAGACAAGTTCGAGGTGGTTTCTTGCATGAGGCACTGCTGTCAGTTGCTGAAGAGCTTGCCGATGTCTCAGGAGTCTGCACTACTCTACTTGGAGCTTCCTTCCAGCATTTCAATGGCGTCGGCTCTTCAGCCATTAACCGAGGCAGCAAAGGAATTCCTCGTGAACAGTTTCAAGGATCTAACAAA GAACCAAGATGGACTCATGGAGCTACCTCTTGTCGGCATGGAGGCAGTCCTCTCCAGTGACGATGTCCAAGTTGCATCGGAGGATGCACTGTACGACTTGGTGCTAAAGTGGGCTCGTCGGCACCACCCCAAGTTGGAGGAACGGCAGGAGGTCTTCGGCGCGCGCCTCGGTCGGCTCATCCGGTTCCCTTACATGTCTTCCCGGAAACTGAGGAAGGTTCTGACGCACAATGATTTGGATCAAGAATTCACCAACAAGGCTGTGCTTGAGGCACTATTCTTCAAGGTCGAGCCTGCTCACCGGCGACAGGCTCTTGCCATGGATGACGTGACCAACAGAAGGTTCGTAGAGCGAGCCTACAAGTACCGGCCGGTGAAGGTGGTGGAGTTTGAGCTCCCAAACACTCAATGCATTGTCTACTTGGATCTGAAACGGGAGGAGTGTGCACATCTTTTCCCCTCGGGGCGGGTCTACTCGCAAGCTTTCTACATCGGTGGACAGGGTTTCTTCCTCTCGGCTCACTGCAACAGGGACGTACACAACTCTTGCCACTGCTTTGGCCTCTTCTTGGGGATGCAAGAGAAGGGATCGGTTAGCTTCACGGTAGACTATGAGTTTTCTGCGAGGACCATGCCATCTGGGCAATTCGACAGCAAATACAAAGAAAAGTACACCTTTGCAGGGGGTAAGGCAGTTGGATACAGGAACCTTTTTGCCCTTCCATGGACATCATTCATGGCTGACGACAGTCCCTACTTCATCAATGGTGTTCTTCACCTGAGAGCGGAATTGACCATCGAATGA
- the LOC103989622 gene encoding uncharacterized protein LOC103989622 isoform X2, which produces MEVVPVFITVDPERDNVEQVCECVKEFHPDLIGLTGTADETRPVAHAFRVYYMKTEQEGVMLHFCRRQAKVRIQRMRFTANVGSQGDQPPLYIEELFPRREDTGMDRVTGLQVLDEPKHGARQIFWQEL; this is translated from the exons ATGGAAGTCGTACCTGTTTTCATAACGGTTGATCCTGAGAGAGATAATGTTGAACAAGTATGTGAATGTGTGAAAG AATTTCACCCAGACTTAATAGGCTTGACTGGTACAGCAGATGAGACTAGACCAGTTGCTCATGCTTTTCGAGTCTATTACATGAAGACGGAGCAGGAGG GTGTCATGCTGCATTTTTGTCGGAGACAAGCCAAGGTGCGAATACAGCGTATGAGGTTTACCGCTAATGTAGGATCtcaaggggatcagcctcctttgtATATAGAGGAGCTGTTCCCACGACGTGAAGACACTGGCATGGACAGGGTCACAGG CTTGCAGGTGCTTGATGAACCCAAACATGGAGCTCGTCAAATTTTTTGGCAAGAATTATGA
- the LOC135581426 gene encoding uncharacterized protein LOC135581426, translated as MDNGYLNLGSAANLFTLSTCDFPSRVQLREDSTDVTLRLNSPSSSSLYSSKIKGAKRMWGYMNGNKGSEHPLLALGLGQSLNPSDSKASSIILCKTSTGETDEHSIELGLDFQPNVRNVKKSNPSNSLFATVNASHTENVIDLELSLSVGPSESVMTSIKPILSQHQGSLETSEMVSSVPTTDEEGTASSSWIVNSCLEPSSHNSETNGDFTSSKKIQIEVDPVAVVPEPPSTMAQTVKSPVVCTSTDVCSQHHNSNMKNCQFQGCVKRARGASGLCIAHGGGRRCQKPGCQKGAEGRTIFCKAHGGGRRCEHLGCTKSAEGRTDYCIAHGGGRRCGHDGCSRAARDKSGLCIRHGGGKRCQRENCTKSAEGYSRLCISHGGGRRCQFPACSKGAQGSTLFCKAHGGGKRCSFSGCTKGAEGSTPFCKGHGGGKRCSFQGGGVCPKSVHGGTLFCVAHGGGKRCAILGCTKSARGRTSFCVRHGGGKRCKSMDCRKSAQGNTDFCKAHGGGKRCAWDQAGSKFGTGDAPCDRFSRTKAGLCAGHDALVQDHCVRGGGTIEISPTKYPASIRSEKMKDVAVDGGKRVFGFCSSETEMHSPLTQCRLVSLPEGRVHGGSLMAILATSSTGIRKHNYHGKYYFRAECST; from the coding sequence ATGGATAATGGCTATCTGAATCTTGGCTCTGCTGCAAACCTATTCACTTTAAGTACTTGTGACTTCCCTAGCAGGGTTCAGTTAAGAGAAGATAGCACTGATGTGACATTACGACTTAACTCCCCTAGTTCTTCTTCTCTTTACAGCTCCAAAATAAAAGGGGCAAAAAGGATGTGGGGTTATATGAATGGTAATAAGGGTTCAGAGCATCCCCTACTTGCTCTTGGGTTAGGGCAGTCATTAAATCCTTCAGATAGCAAGGCGAGCTCAATAATTCTTTGCAAGACTTCAACAGGCGAAACTGATGAACACTCCATTGAGTTAGGACTGGATTTTCAGCCAAATGTTCGGAATGTGAAAAAATCGAATCCTTCCAATTCCTTGTTTGCTACAGTCAATGCTTCTCATACTGAAAATGTGATTGACCTCGAGTTAAGTCTATCAGTTGGGCCATCTGAATCGGTTATGACCAGTATCAAGCCCATCCTGTCCCAACACCAGGGTAGCTTGGAGACTTCAGAAATGGTAAGTTCAGTGCCAACCACTGATGAAGAAGGGACTGCATCATCTTCCTGGATAGTCAACAGTTGTCTGGAACCTTCTTCGCACAATTCAGAGACAAATGGTGATTTTACTTCAAGTAAGAAAATTCAAATAGAAGTTGATCCGGTTGCTGTTGTGCCAGAACCCCCCTCAACCATGGCACAAACAGTGAAAAGCCCAGTCGTTTGCACTTCCACAGATGTGTGTTCACAGCATCACAACAGTAACATGAAAAACTGTCAGTTCCAAGGTTGTGTTAAAAGAGCAAGAGGTGCCTCTGGTCTATGCATAGCCCATGGTGGGGGACGGAGGTGCCAAAAACCAGGCTGTCAAAAGGGTGCTGAAGGGAGAACCATCTTTTGCAAAGCGCATGGGGGTGGTCGCCGATGCGAACACCTTGGCTGCACTAAGAGTGCTGAAGGCCGCACTGATTATTGCATTGCCCATGGTGGTGGCCGACGTTGCGGCCATGACGGTTGCAGCCGAGCTGCAAGAGATAAATCTGGTTTATGCATCAGACACGGAGGTGGGAAGAGGTGCCAGAGGGAGAATTGCACCAAAAGTGCAGAAGGTTATTCCAGACTCTGCATCTCTCATGGTGGTGGCAGGCGCTGTCAATTTCCAGCATGCTCAAAGGGTGCACAGGGGAGTACACTGTTCTGCAAGGCACATGGTGGGGGGAAACGGTGTTCATTTTCGGGGTGCACCAAGGGAGCTGAAGGGAGCACTCCCTTCTGCAAGGGGCATGGTGGAGGAAAGCGCTGCTCATTTCAGGGTGGAGGTGTCTGCCCGAAGAGTGTGCATGGTGGGACCTTATTCTGTGTTGCCCATGGTGGTGGGAAGAGGTGCGCTATTCTTGGGTGCACCAAGAGTGCTAGAGGACGCACTAGCTTTTGTGTGCGCCATGGAGGGGGCAAACGATGCAAGTCCATGGATTGCAGAAAAAGTGCTCAGGGAAACACTGATTTTTGCAAGGCACATGGAGGCGGCAAACGGTGCGCGTGGGATCAAGCAGGCTCAAAGTTTGGCACTGGTGATGCACCTTGTGATAGGTTTTCCAGGACGAAAGCTGGTCTCTGTGCTGGTCACGACGCCCTAGTGCAAGATCATTGTGTTCGTGGTGGCGGCACCATTGAAATTTCTCCTACCAAGTATCCGGCGTCCATTAGATCTGAGAAGATGAAAGATGTTGCTGTCGACGGAGGGAAGAGGGTCTTTGGCTTCTGTTCATCAGAGACAGAGATGCACTCTCCACTTACTCAGTGTCGGTTGGTTTCCCTTCCAGAAGGGAGGGTTCATGGAGGGAGTCTAATGGCAATACTGGCGACCAGTTCAACAGGCATCAGGAAGCATAACTACCATGGAAAGTACTATTTCAGGGCAGAGTGCTCGACATAA
- the LOC135639843 gene encoding chlorophyll a-b binding protein 6A, chloroplastic-like, which yields MASSALRSCAVLFPSLLSSSKSQFVSSVAISCTNGASRFSMSADWMPGQPRPPYLDGSAPGDFGFDPLRLGEVPENLERYKESELIHCRWAMLAVPGILVPEALGLGNWVKAQEWAAIPGGQATYLGNPVPWGTLPTILVIEFFAIAFVEHQRSMEKDPEKKKYPGGAFDPLGYSKDPVKFEEYKVKEIKNGRLALLAFVGFCVQQSAYPGTGPLENLATHLADPWHNNIGDIVIPRSILP from the exons ATGGCATCCAGTGCTTTGAGAAGCTGCGCCGTCCTCTTCCCGAGCCTCCTCTCGTCTTCCAAGTCGCAGTTCGTTAGCTCGGTCGCCATCTCATGCACCAACGGCGCGTCCCGTTTCTCCATGTCCGCCGACTGGATGCCCGGCCAGCCACGTCCCCCGTACCTCGACGGCTCCGCCCCCGG TGACTTCGGGTTCGATCCGCTTCGCCTCGGGGAAGTTCCGGAGAACCTGGAGAGGTACAAGGAGTCGGAGCTGATCCACTGCAGATGGGCGATGCTTGCTGtg CCAGGGATCTTGGTGCCGGAAGCACTGGGCCTGGGCAACTGGGTGAAGGCGCAGGAGTGGGCGGCGATCCCCGGCGGCCAGGCGACGTACCTAGGCAACCCAGTCCCCTGGGGCACTCTCCCCACCATCCTCGTCATCGAGTTCTTCGCCATTGCCTTCGTGGAGCACCAGCGCAGCATGGAGAAGGACCCCGAGAAGAAGAAGTACCCCGGCGGAGCCTTCGACCCGCTGGGCTACTCCAAAGACCCCGTCAAGTTCGAGGAGTACAAGGTCAAGGAGATCAAGAACG GTCGTCTCGCTTTGCTGGCCTTCGTGGGCTTCTGCGTGCAGCAGTCGGCGTACCCTGGAACCGGGCCATTGGAGAACTTGGCAACCCACCTGGCTGACCCATGGCACAACAACATCGGAGACATTGTCATCCCCAGATCCATTTTGCCATGA
- the LOC103989622 gene encoding uncharacterized protein LOC103989622 isoform X3, which yields MMIVWEAKAGMEVVPVFITVDPERDNVEQVCECVKEFHPDLIGLTGTADETRPVAHAFRVYYMKTEQEGVMLHFCRRQAKVRIQRMRFTANVGSQGDQPPLYIEELFPRREDTGMDRVTGYCWLIQL from the exons atgatgataGTTTGGG AAGCAAAGGCAGGGATGGAAGTCGTACCTGTTTTCATAACGGTTGATCCTGAGAGAGATAATGTTGAACAAGTATGTGAATGTGTGAAAG AATTTCACCCAGACTTAATAGGCTTGACTGGTACAGCAGATGAGACTAGACCAGTTGCTCATGCTTTTCGAGTCTATTACATGAAGACGGAGCAGGAGG GTGTCATGCTGCATTTTTGTCGGAGACAAGCCAAGGTGCGAATACAGCGTATGAGGTTTACCGCTAATGTAGGATCtcaaggggatcagcctcctttgtATATAGAGGAGCTGTTCCCACGACGTGAAGACACTGGCATGGACAGGGTCACAGG GTATTGTTGGCTGATTCAACTATGA